A window of Flavobacterium branchiarum genomic DNA:
TCTTGCAGTCATTGTGGACTTGTGTACCAAATTGAACCTTCCTTTTTTTATGGAGCAATGTATGTTAGCTACGGTCTAAACGTTGCTTTAGGAATCGCAGCTTTTATTATATCGTATGTTTTATTGCATTCGAGTATTGAAACTTCATTTATAGCAATTGTAATAACTCTTGTGGTATTATTTCCTTTTGTATTAAGATGGTCAAG
This region includes:
- a CDS encoding DUF983 domain-containing protein — protein: MFKKGSKLNSILKGTCPKCQNESMYEDKNPLHLGKVLKMNESCSHCGLVYQIEPSFFYGAMYVSYGLNVALGIAAFIISYVLLHSSIETSFIAIVITLVVLFPFVLRWSRNIYINMFVSYDPTTNIK